The Pseudomonadota bacterium genome contains the following window.
TCGTCGTCGAGCACCAGGGTCGCCGGCGTGCAGGCGAAATGACTGGTCGCAAAGGCGCCCACCGGCTGCGCCCTGGCGGCATGCGCCCGGTACGTCTCGACCATGCCGGCCAGCTCATTCCTCTTGCCAAGGGCAAAGCAAAGTGCTCCCAAGCCCAGGGCCGCGGCCAGCTCAACGGATTGCGTTCGGGTGCAGGCCGCGTACAGCGGCGGATGAGGCTGCTGGACTGGCTTGGGCACGATGCGCGTAGGGGCTACCTTGAAGAAGCGCCCCTCGAACTCGAAGACATCGCTTTGCCAGATCGCCGGCAGCATGCCCAGAGCCTCGCGCCATTGTGCGTGAAGCTCGCCGACATCGCAGCCAAAGGCCTGCTGCTCCACACTCGAGGCGCTCTTGCCGGTGCCGAGGTTGACCCGTCCCCCAGACAGGATGTCGAGCGTAGCCACACGCTCGGCGACCCGGATGGGATGGTTATAGCGGTAAGGCAGCAAGGTCACGCCGTGCCCCACGCGAAGCCGGCGCGTCTTGGCCGCCACGAACGACAGCAAGATCTCCGGCGCCGAGCAGTGCGAATACTCGTGAAGCCCGTGGTGCTCCACGGCCCACAAGCAATCGTAGCCCAGCGCGTCGGCCAGCACGGCCTGCTCGAGCACGTCGTGAAACGCGCTCACCTCCCGCTCGGGCGTGGGATCGCTGATCTGCAGCTCGTAGAAGAGTGAAAAGCGCATGGCCGTCGCCTGCAGGACCGGATGTCGGAGCATTATGCAGCGCCGGCGAATTGCGACAAGCGTTCGGCTCGCGACAAGCGTTCGGCGACACACGCGGCGCAGGACCATGGGCCCACCCTTGGGATCGCAACCAGCACGGTTCCGATGTCGCATGCTGCGGTCCAGGCGCGCACAGCCAACCGCGGGTAAGCCGACGTGCGTCGTGCGTGCAGAAGCTCGCGTATTCGCCCACCCGTTCGACACGAGGCCGGCCCCAGCATGGCCGTTCAGACCCCTGGCAGTCGATCTGTCTATGGTATGCTGTGTGCGTGCGTGGAGGCTCGAAACGTGCGTCCCTCGCGCTGTGCGCGCTGACCGGCTTGCCTGTCCTATCCAGGGCCCTCATCGGTGCGAGCCTGTGGGCGCTAGCCGCTAGCGCCGCCCACGCGCAGGTCAAGCCTCGCTTCTTCATCGCGTTCGATACGTCAGGATCGATGGCCTGGGCGCTCGACGGGAGCAACACCAGCGGCGACGGGGTGGGCCGGCCCGACGGCATGGGGGGCGTTTTGTACTTCGATTGCGCCACCACTACCGCGGGCCGGGACCTGAACTGCGACGGTCTGCCCAACGACAGCCGCATCTGGATCGCCAAGGAAGCCATCCGCAGCGCAATCCTGGCCTACGGGGACGTCGAGTGGGCGCTGGGCCGCTTCCATCAGAACCAGGGACCCGGCATCAACGGAGTGGACGTAAACGGCATCGAGTCCTGTCCGCAAGGAAACATCGGCTGCCCTTCGACCAGCCGCAACACGAACTACAACGGCGACTGCTCGGGCGGCGACATCCTGGTGGGCTTCCCCGCAATTGCCCCGTTTCTGGGCCTCGACAACACGTATTCCCTGCTCAAGTGGATGGACAATGTCGAGACGAACTTCGTCAACGACACCACGGCAGCGCACTACTGCAACCATCTGGGAGCCGGTGACTGCGAGCTGCGTCCCGACGGTCCCACCCCCCTCGAGGGCATCCTGGCGAGCTCCCGCAATTACCTTCTGCCGATCCGCATGAGCGACCCCGTGGCGAGCTGCCGCGGCTACAACGTGATACTGCTCACCGATGGCGAGGAAACCTGCAGCGGCTCACCGGCGACCGAAGCCGCTGCCCTGCTCGGCGCCGGCATCAAGACTTACGTGGTGGGTCTTGCGATCGCGTCGTCGAACCTGAATCAGATCGCCGCGAGCGGTGGCACCGGCACGGCCTACTTTGCTGGAGACCAGGCGCAGCTGTCTGCCGCGCTGGCGCAAATCGTGGCTGACTCGCTCCTGACCGAAGTCTGCAACGGCATGGACGACGACTGCGACGCCAAGATCGACGAGGGTTTCACGCTCTACTGCAACCGTCCCGCGGGCATGCCCGCGCCGACCCTGTGCACCGAGCCCAGCGAAACGCTGTGCGATGGCATGGACGACGACTGCGACGGCAAGATCGACGAAGGCTTGCTCAACGCCTGCGGTCGCTGCCCCGGCGGGGTCGAAGTCTGCGACGGGCTCGACAACGACTGCGACATGAAGATCGACGAGGGGGTGTGCAGCTGTTTCCCCGAGGTCTGCAACGGCAAAGACGACGACTGCGACATGAAGATCGACGAAGGTCTCATGCGCGACTGCGGCTTCAACCTGGGCTACTGCACCGCTGGAATCGAGGTGTGTGCCGCGGGCGTGTGGGGACCGTGCAGCGGCCGCACGCCCACGATCGAGCTGTGCGATGGCGTCGACAACAACTGCGATGGTGTGCCCGACGACATGACGCGGCCCTGCGGCATCGACGTCGGACAATGCAAACCCGGCACGGAGCGCTGCTTGAACGGCGTGTGGGGAGATTGTGTCGGACAGATCGGGCCCATGCCCGAGGTCTGCAACGGCAAAGACGACGACTGCGATACCAGGATCGACGAGGGGCTCGGGGTCGGCGAAGCCTGTCCCGATCCCAGCGTGATGGTTTGCAGGCGAGGCGTCAAGCACTGCGTCGGCGGGCAAATCACGTGCATGGGCGTGGTCCCGGCCATGCCCGAGATCTGCGACTGCAGGGACAACGACTGCGACGGCAAGATCGACGAGAACGTCATGGGCGCGCTCTGCCCCGGCGACAGCAGCTGCTTCATGTGCCAGTGTGCCCTGCCCTGCCGCCCCAGCGAGTTCGGCTTTACCTGCCCCACCGGCAAGGCGCCCATCGAGGACATGAACCTGTGCTTTTGCGTAGGAGAGGTCTGCAAACCTGACGAGTGCCGCCTGGAAACAGTGCAGGTCGGCCCCGAAATCAAGTGTGCGCCCGCGGGCGACCAGGGGACCTGCGTGTGCAAGAACAACATGTGCACGCATAACTGCGACGGCGTGCGCTGCCCGCCAGGCGAGCTCTGCGACCCCACGGCCGGTAGCTGCACCCTGCCGACCTGCAACG
Protein-coding sequences here:
- a CDS encoding LLM class flavin-dependent oxidoreductase produces the protein MRFSLFYELQISDPTPEREVSAFHDVLEQAVLADALGYDCLWAVEHHGLHEYSHCSAPEILLSFVAAKTRRLRVGHGVTLLPYRYNHPIRVAERVATLDILSGGRVNLGTGKSASSVEQQAFGCDVGELHAQWREALGMLPAIWQSDVFEFEGRFFKVAPTRIVPKPVQQPHPPLYAACTRTQSVELAAALGLGALCFALGKRNELAGMVETYRAHAARAQPVGAFATSHFACTPATLVLDDDLVACRYGMRGARFFADALNHYYYSGERAAGALRARRGFLDESALRAARKRRNGPEDTYNVLVGDPVFAREYVSSFRDLGVDELILVMQMGTVPSHLVRQSITVFGEKVLPYFG